A window from Leptothermofonsia sichuanensis E412 encodes these proteins:
- the cbiD gene encoding cobalt-precorrin-5B (C(1))-methyltransferase CbiD, producing the protein MARSGYTLPVFAVAAAKAALSHLQCHTLELLPAVTLDLLPGEAIIPIQQVARLEVNSALAITLSDPGDNLDLTRDTPLWAWVRLQSRQSEPLILEAGEGVGKTIAGEPAIYRYARRLFAANLLSLIPPNQTATVSIVMPAGRQLAQRTSNAAFGVLEGLALLGTSSISQPLSAEEHLTELRQMLQTKVQQHSHLVFCIGSHGIQIAQQLGISESAVVQTGNWIGALLVEAGLRGAESVLLLGYQGKLIKLAGGIFNTSSHLADARLEIISAAVVRAGGTLSAVEAVLAAKTADAAYKSLVELNLAEPVFQILATTISQKAQSYVQKYGNVELQIGTVLFDRQGQIITQDAIATQLLDLLGNRE; encoded by the coding sequence ATGGCTCGTTCTGGTTACACCCTTCCTGTTTTCGCTGTGGCTGCCGCTAAAGCTGCATTATCTCATCTTCAATGCCATACCCTTGAGCTTCTGCCAGCCGTCACTCTGGATTTATTGCCAGGTGAAGCAATCATCCCCATTCAGCAGGTTGCTCGTCTGGAAGTCAACAGTGCGCTGGCAATTACCTTGAGTGACCCTGGGGATAATTTAGACCTGACCCGCGACACACCGCTCTGGGCATGGGTCAGACTTCAGTCACGCCAATCAGAACCCCTGATTCTTGAAGCTGGCGAAGGTGTGGGCAAAACCATCGCTGGCGAACCAGCCATCTATCGTTATGCCCGCCGTTTGTTTGCAGCAAACTTGCTGTCTCTGATTCCCCCCAATCAAACCGCCACCGTGTCGATTGTCATGCCAGCCGGTCGGCAACTGGCCCAGCGCACCTCCAACGCAGCCTTTGGTGTACTGGAAGGACTGGCGCTCCTGGGAACCAGCAGTATTTCCCAACCCCTCTCTGCTGAAGAGCATCTGACAGAACTGCGTCAAATGCTTCAAACAAAGGTGCAGCAACATTCCCATTTAGTCTTTTGTATTGGCAGTCATGGCATACAGATTGCGCAGCAACTTGGCATTTCAGAATCTGCTGTGGTGCAGACAGGCAATTGGATTGGGGCATTGTTAGTGGAGGCAGGCTTGCGCGGGGCAGAATCAGTATTGCTGCTGGGATATCAGGGGAAATTGATCAAGCTGGCCGGAGGCATTTTCAATACCTCCAGTCACCTCGCAGATGCCCGATTAGAAATTATCAGTGCCGCGGTCGTCAGGGCAGGGGGCACTCTGTCAGCCGTGGAGGCTGTTTTAGCGGCTAAAACCGCAGATGCAGCGTATAAAAGCTTAGTCGAATTGAATCTGGCTGAGCCAGTGTTTCAGATATTAGCCACCACGATTTCCCAGAAGGCGCAGTCCTACGTCCAAAAGTATGGGAATGTTGAGCTTCAGATTGGCACCGTTTTATTTGATCGCCAGGGACAGATCATTACCCAGGATGCGATCGCCACTCAATTACTAGACCTGTTGGGAAATAGAGAATAA
- a CDS encoding N-acetylmuramoyl-L-alanine amidase-like domain-containing protein: MAGILKLSVGLLATAGFVVCSLPNAAILQQSTLVSDSSEQAALRNARFSSASATEPRRFLNQSSRLVQEYSVPQRLSAQQKRVDFSFWAASARIASSGDVAPLTGSNAIRFEQIMRDARTRSLYQRPMGEIVQAIADRLSGSTYQPNLLDHSAEETLVISLTQFDCVLFVETVLAMARGVALQDYSYQSFVHQLQNQRYRDGKLNGYCSRLHYFSEWITDNQKRGNVSDIARAIGGISFSKLLNFMSSHRHSYPRLVNDEDAYRCVRQMEANLNPTTISYIPHSQIRYHYAQLKPGDIVAIATDIPGLDVTHTGLVYRNADGSKGLIHATPGDGVRVSPDLQTYINRVDHRLGILVARPVDPRVSFSGP, encoded by the coding sequence ATGGCAGGCATTCTGAAACTATCTGTAGGACTACTGGCAACGGCTGGATTTGTAGTCTGTTCGCTACCCAATGCTGCCATTCTTCAGCAATCAACCCTCGTATCAGACTCCTCCGAGCAAGCCGCGTTGAGAAATGCCCGCTTCAGTTCTGCCAGCGCTACAGAACCGCGCCGGTTCTTAAACCAGTCCTCCCGGTTAGTACAGGAGTATTCTGTCCCTCAACGGTTGAGCGCACAACAGAAGCGTGTAGACTTCTCATTCTGGGCTGCCTCTGCTAGAATCGCCTCGTCTGGAGACGTTGCTCCTTTGACGGGTAGCAATGCCATCCGGTTTGAGCAGATTATGCGGGATGCCAGGACCAGATCGCTGTACCAGCGTCCTATGGGGGAGATTGTGCAGGCGATCGCCGATCGCCTTTCAGGCAGTACCTATCAACCCAACCTTTTAGATCACTCCGCTGAGGAAACGCTGGTTATTTCGCTGACTCAGTTTGACTGTGTTTTGTTTGTCGAAACCGTCCTGGCAATGGCACGGGGGGTTGCCCTCCAGGACTATTCTTACCAGTCCTTTGTCCATCAATTGCAAAATCAGCGGTATCGGGATGGCAAACTGAACGGTTACTGTAGCCGGTTACACTACTTTTCGGAGTGGATTACCGACAATCAGAAGCGGGGAAATGTATCCGATATCGCCCGCGCGATCGGTGGAATTTCCTTTTCAAAACTGCTGAATTTTATGAGTTCGCATCGACACAGCTACCCCCGCCTGGTCAATGACGAGGATGCCTACCGCTGTGTACGGCAGATGGAAGCAAACCTTAACCCAACGACCATCAGCTACATTCCGCACAGTCAGATCCGTTATCACTATGCCCAACTAAAACCAGGGGATATTGTGGCGATCGCAACGGACATTCCCGGTTTAGATGTCACCCATACAGGACTGGTTTACCGCAACGCTGATGGCAGCAAGGGCTTAATTCATGCCACTCCAGGTGACGGGGTGAGAGTTTCCCCCGACCTCCAGACCTACATCAACCGGGTTGATCATCGCCTGGGTATCTTAGTTGCCCGCCCGGTAGATCCACGGGTGTCATTTTCCGGCCCCTGA
- a CDS encoding FHA domain-containing protein: MNSELDPTELLRESANEPDVAGDPAVVPSLHSSTSPQPSNMTTADGDDLSFAKVQTLMIDLPSADSESTDIDSPVDGFKYIQGIVQGQRAYIVTNLLGESEILFQPQMVWTIGRNREAALPLRDRAMSRRHAVLLYVPNIGFQLIDLNSMNGSFANGTRIQQRHLLKDGDRIRLGSINFMFFASQHYRTLDAIHPEVLARFNNTETHPADFIDYSALEDPEILFGRKTGDRRLTHQ; the protein is encoded by the coding sequence ATGAACTCAGAACTAGACCCCACCGAACTACTGAGAGAAAGCGCGAATGAGCCTGATGTCGCAGGTGATCCTGCGGTTGTCCCATCTTTACACAGCTCAACCAGCCCTCAACCGTCTAATATGACAACCGCGGATGGGGATGACCTGTCGTTTGCCAAAGTGCAAACATTGATGATTGACCTGCCCTCTGCGGATTCAGAGAGTACGGATATAGATTCCCCGGTAGATGGCTTCAAATATATTCAGGGGATTGTCCAGGGGCAACGGGCTTATATTGTTACCAACTTGTTGGGCGAGTCAGAAATTTTGTTCCAGCCCCAAATGGTGTGGACCATTGGGCGTAACCGGGAAGCCGCTTTACCCTTAAGAGACCGTGCCATGTCTCGCCGCCATGCTGTTCTGCTCTATGTGCCGAATATTGGCTTTCAGTTGATTGACCTGAACAGCATGAACGGTTCATTTGCCAATGGAACCCGGATCCAGCAACGGCATCTGTTGAAAGATGGCGATCGCATCCGTCTGGGCAGTATCAACTTTATGTTCTTTGCCAGTCAGCACTACCGTACCCTCGATGCCATTCACCCGGAAGTGCTTGCCCGCTTCAATAACACAGAAACCCACCCGGCTGATTTCATTGATTATTCAGCCCTGGAAGACCCGGAAATCTTGTTTGGCAGGAAAACTGGCGATCGGCGGTTGACTCATCAGTAA
- a CDS encoding pentapeptide repeat-containing protein has translation MERLSAEKLLMQYAAGNRNFKNLDLSGEYLFEASLPGVDFSASNLSRSHLPYANLSQANFCQSQLQEAEMGDAQLYQANLYQANLQKASLPRVNLRFANLQDADLTGANLQGADLYGANLSRCNLQDADLRRANLENTILTEAQLNGANLFRAQRGDFSGAYTDQRTIYPDGHQNSPT, from the coding sequence ATGGAAAGGTTGAGTGCAGAAAAACTTTTGATGCAATACGCCGCGGGAAACCGAAATTTCAAAAACCTGGATTTAAGTGGGGAATATCTGTTTGAGGCTAGTCTACCAGGGGTTGACTTTTCAGCCAGCAATTTGAGTCGGAGCCATTTACCCTATGCAAATTTAAGTCAAGCAAACTTTTGCCAATCCCAATTGCAAGAAGCTGAAATGGGGGATGCCCAACTATATCAGGCGAACCTATATCAGGCAAATCTGCAAAAAGCCAGCCTGCCCAGGGTAAATCTGCGATTTGCCAACCTTCAGGATGCGGATCTGACTGGAGCCAATTTGCAGGGAGCAGACCTTTATGGTGCCAACCTCAGTCGCTGCAACCTTCAGGACGCGGACCTGCGCCGGGCTAACCTGGAGAACACAATATTGACGGAGGCTCAGTTAAATGGTGCAAACTTGTTTCGCGCCCAGAGAGGTGATTTTTCTGGTGCCTATACCGACCAGAGGACGATTTATCCCGATGGACATCAAAACAGTCCAACTTAG
- a CDS encoding GTP-binding protein — translation MTRPNSPLSDSRPGSRPDIQETQVTRARASLRQALNRYSAYFRLSRKYPPDPRMEDTLRLDMERLATTLNKLENHTIRIAVFGLVSRGKSAVLNALVGQKILPTGPINGVTLAPQVIPWLPEAQSGKTLERNNTQIDLFSPGNTRLQIELIDTPGLDEIDGQTRAQMAAEIARQSDLILFVVAGDITRTEYQALCDLRQSQKPLLLVFNKIDLYPEQTRHMIYQSLQRLAAKGRGTDSLQNLLSANEIVLVAADPTPLQVRVEQPDGRISYEWETPPVQIDALKEKILEILKQEGKTLLALNALVQARDAETTFASHILALRQPEAEALIWKYTRYKAIAIALNPIAFLDLIGGALTDLAMIRALAELYGLPITRHEASKIWKTILLSSGSLLLSEFGSGILLGMGKSATAGLDSSPGFSAYAGVALLQGAVAGYGSYAVGRAAQVYLEQGCSWGPQGASTVIQDILNQIDSKTIIYRLRQELSQDLGMPG, via the coding sequence TTGACAAGACCCAACTCCCCTCTATCTGACTCCAGACCTGGCTCCAGACCTGACATTCAGGAAACCCAGGTAACCCGTGCCCGTGCCAGTCTGCGACAGGCGTTAAATCGTTACAGCGCTTATTTTCGATTATCCAGGAAATATCCGCCTGACCCCAGGATGGAGGACACTCTACGGCTTGATATGGAGCGGCTGGCAACCACCTTAAACAAGCTGGAGAACCACACGATTCGGATCGCAGTGTTTGGTCTGGTCAGCCGGGGAAAATCAGCCGTCTTGAATGCCCTGGTTGGTCAGAAAATTCTGCCTACAGGTCCCATCAATGGGGTCACCCTCGCCCCCCAGGTCATTCCCTGGCTGCCTGAAGCCCAAAGCGGGAAGACTCTGGAAAGAAATAACACCCAAATAGACCTGTTTTCCCCTGGCAATACCCGGCTCCAGATTGAGTTAATTGACACACCAGGACTGGATGAAATTGATGGGCAGACCCGGGCACAGATGGCAGCCGAAATTGCCCGTCAGTCCGATCTGATCCTGTTCGTAGTGGCTGGCGATATTACGCGCACCGAGTATCAGGCACTCTGCGATTTGCGTCAGTCCCAGAAGCCCCTGCTACTGGTGTTCAACAAAATTGATCTCTACCCGGAACAGACTCGCCACATGATTTATCAGAGCCTGCAACGGCTGGCAGCAAAGGGCAGAGGCACCGACTCTTTACAAAATCTGTTATCCGCCAATGAAATTGTCCTGGTTGCAGCGGATCCTACTCCACTTCAGGTGCGGGTAGAGCAGCCGGATGGACGAATTTCCTATGAGTGGGAAACACCACCCGTCCAGATCGATGCGCTTAAGGAAAAAATCCTGGAGATCCTGAAACAGGAGGGGAAAACCCTGCTCGCCTTGAATGCGCTGGTGCAGGCAAGGGACGCAGAAACCACTTTCGCCAGTCATATTCTGGCGTTACGTCAGCCCGAAGCGGAAGCCCTGATCTGGAAATACACCCGCTATAAAGCGATCGCGATCGCGCTCAATCCCATCGCTTTTCTTGACCTCATTGGTGGGGCACTGACAGATCTGGCCATGATCCGTGCCCTGGCAGAACTCTATGGGCTGCCCATAACCCGCCATGAAGCCAGCAAAATCTGGAAAACGATCCTGCTGAGTTCTGGTAGTTTGCTCCTGAGCGAATTCGGGAGTGGTATTTTGCTGGGTATGGGCAAAAGTGCCACCGCCGGACTCGACAGCTCACCCGGCTTTTCTGCCTATGCTGGAGTTGCCCTGCTTCAGGGGGCGGTCGCAGGCTACGGCTCCTATGCGGTTGGTCGTGCGGCCCAGGTTTATCTGGAGCAGGGCTGTAGCTGGGGACCTCAGGGAGCAAGTACCGTGATTCAAGATATCCTGAACCAGATAGACTCCAAAACCATCATTTACCGGCTGCGGCAGGAACTCAGTCAGGACCTGGGCATGCCCGGTTAG
- a CDS encoding slr1306 family protein, with amino-acid sequence MTEKRDYPFLVGGVVLAGLIGLMDILSHTLGEWGIYALLLAIAGGTFLWLRQEPAPRKRAFQLPQTVDPGIIRRALADAEKFITQLGAEVEDPQDLNLEPIKPQVNVFQSQVSQIATDMNREEIRLVVMGASGSGKTTLIQLMQSDWAATSSRQLSFQEAPGLFTATDHGLSVEALARQQAIAADIVLFLVTGDMTEPEFQTLKRLATTKRTLLVFNKQDHYLPDQRQLVLNQLQRRVQGSLRTAADVVAIAAAPNPIKVRQHQSDSSIQEWLEPQKPDISALTGRLEQILQQESQQLVLASSFTRAMALGVEVKTVLNDVRRTRALPVVEQFQWVAAGTAFASPLPAMDLVATVAINAQMIHDLGAIYRQKFSLPQAQKVAATLGSVMLKLGLVELSTQAIAGLLKSNAITYLAGGCIQGISAAYLTRVAGLSLIEYFHSQEPNLTLSEASPLAIERLTQILHRVFQQNQQLAFLQLFVNQAMDRVSAAFPQPQLAGVSASSLLTPSTSATLPSGSSCLTSEFDPLVTPETAVSNHNGTGICLKVPALDKTQLPSI; translated from the coding sequence ATGACTGAGAAACGAGATTATCCTTTCCTGGTAGGTGGTGTGGTTCTGGCGGGGTTGATCGGGCTGATGGACATTCTCAGCCATACCCTGGGAGAATGGGGAATCTATGCCCTGTTGCTTGCGATCGCCGGGGGGACATTCCTCTGGTTACGGCAGGAACCAGCACCGAGAAAGCGGGCTTTCCAGCTTCCCCAAACCGTCGATCCAGGAATCATCCGGCGGGCACTGGCAGACGCCGAGAAATTCATCACCCAGTTGGGGGCCGAAGTTGAAGATCCCCAGGATCTCAACCTTGAGCCGATCAAACCCCAGGTCAATGTATTCCAGTCCCAGGTAAGCCAGATTGCGACGGATATGAACCGGGAGGAAATTCGCCTGGTGGTGATGGGAGCCAGCGGGTCTGGCAAAACTACCCTGATCCAGCTCATGCAGTCTGACTGGGCGGCTACTTCATCCAGGCAGCTAAGTTTTCAGGAAGCGCCCGGTCTGTTCACAGCCACCGACCATGGGTTATCGGTGGAGGCACTGGCCCGGCAACAGGCGATCGCCGCTGACATCGTGCTGTTCCTGGTCACGGGCGACATGACGGAACCAGAATTCCAGACCCTGAAGCGGCTGGCAACCACCAAACGAACGCTGCTGGTTTTCAACAAGCAGGACCACTACCTGCCCGACCAGCGCCAGCTTGTGTTAAACCAGCTCCAGCGACGGGTACAGGGCAGCTTAAGGACAGCCGCCGATGTGGTGGCGATCGCTGCGGCTCCCAATCCGATCAAAGTCCGGCAACACCAGTCAGATAGCTCCATCCAGGAATGGCTGGAGCCACAAAAACCAGACATTTCTGCCCTGACTGGACGGCTGGAACAAATTTTGCAGCAAGAGAGTCAGCAGTTGGTGCTGGCAAGTTCTTTCACCCGTGCAATGGCTTTGGGGGTAGAGGTCAAAACTGTATTGAACGATGTACGTCGTACCCGTGCGTTGCCCGTGGTTGAGCAATTTCAGTGGGTCGCTGCCGGAACGGCCTTTGCCAGCCCTCTGCCCGCGATGGATCTGGTAGCAACGGTGGCCATTAACGCCCAGATGATCCATGACCTGGGTGCCATTTACCGCCAGAAGTTTTCCCTGCCACAAGCACAGAAGGTCGCGGCGACCCTGGGTAGCGTTATGTTGAAGCTGGGTCTGGTGGAGCTTTCGACCCAGGCGATCGCCGGTCTGCTGAAGAGCAACGCCATCACTTACCTGGCAGGGGGGTGCATCCAGGGGATCAGTGCAGCTTACCTGACGCGAGTTGCCGGGTTGAGTTTAATTGAGTACTTCCATAGCCAGGAACCCAACCTGACCTTGAGTGAAGCCAGCCCCCTGGCGATCGAACGCCTGACCCAAATCTTGCACCGAGTCTTCCAGCAAAACCAGCAGTTAGCCTTCCTGCAACTATTTGTGAATCAGGCCATGGATCGAGTTTCTGCGGCATTCCCCCAACCCCAGCTTGCAGGGGTATCGGCCTCTTCTCTCTTGACTCCATCTACCTCAGCAACCTTGCCCTCTGGGTCCTCCTGTCTGACTTCTGAATTCGATCCCCTTGTCACTCCAGAAACGGCTGTTTCCAATCACAATGGAACTGGTATCTGTTTGAAGGTTCCTGCCCTTGACAAGACCCAACTCCCCTCTATCTGA